Genomic DNA from Porites lutea chromosome 4, jaPorLute2.1, whole genome shotgun sequence:
tttttCATATGCAGTGAAGACGTCCTCAAATTGTCATTCTTTGAGACAGTGAACTGAAAACTTGATCTTTTAGTTGCATCATTGCATCAACCCACCGCGTGCTTCTCCCGATACTTTTATGTCGTTATTGCAAAGATTTTAGTCAGTTATCCAAGCGGCCGAGAATACGTTCTCAAAAAACAAGCTTTCTCTTTGCTCGACAACGCGCTTTGAATAAAACTGGTGTGATCTTTTTacttcaaataaaaacaaacagttGCGCATTAAACAGCACTTGCATGAACGATAAGTTAGCAACAAGCGCGTGTGGTTTTTACTTACAGAAAGTACTTAATTTTATCAGTAAGTGTGGGGGCATTGAGCCGGGTTTTAAACCTCGCGGGTCAGTAAAAAGGAGGTGCCATCTATTTTTAATCCTTAGTTTATTTACTCGAGTCATTGCCAAATTGAAATCTGCTTTTTATAGATCAATTAGTTTCGTCTGACTCTGCCCGGAAAGTTAAGCAATTACAGCCGCATCTTTAGGCTGTTAGAGAAACGTGTGGACTTGAAGCCGGAGAAGTAAATTTTATAAGTACCGTAAGTGTCTTGTTTAACTTCGCGTCACAGTAAAAGGAAGGTGcgattttttcagtcttttgttttcttatccCTTCAGTGTATTCATCGCCGACGGAGAATTTACTTCGATTTGTTTCGTTTAACCCTGTCCGAAAAGTCGCACATAAAGCGCGTTCATATTAGAGATGCTCACTCAAAGAGGACAATACATCATAATGTTTACTGAGAAGACGCGGGTTGAATTTTATTCCTCAATTGTTTACTACCCCTTGCAATACATGAATAATATGTGATTTTAATTCTAATAAGTCAATCCGTGTTCTAACGTACGACTGTAAAGTATAAACTTCATTTGCGTGTAGATTCAAAGTTCTCTAGCGCAAATTTGAATGTTGCCATCTCGGAAACAGAATATAACCAGTAGATACAAAATCGCAACCAAAGCGTATGCGATCAAACAAACTGAATTATAAGTTCTCAGCCGCTTCTATTCGAGCCGATATTTTAGTTCCTTACGGCAATATTAACGAGCAAGATGAGCATCTAGTTTTGCGTAAAAGTTGCTGCCACTAGGCTAAGCCCGAAATAGAACACAAGGATGCAACTGGTAAACTCGTCTGTTCAGCACTTACCTCACACTACCACTACTGCGTCGTATGTTTCGTCCTGACTACTTTAACTCTTACCAACCCCCTGGGTTGAAGTTGCTCCTTACTTCGGTCGCACCGAAAGAGGTTATCGGAAATGCTGAAATTTCCCGCGCGTGAAAGCTCTTGTTTCACGTTGATCGTTTTTGTCCTTACAAGGCAAGAAACGATAAAAAATAACAACGCATAAAAATACCTATTATTCTCGAATTCAGGTCGCTTTTCTTGATACGATTAGGTCAGGCTCTCGGTCAGTGAAGACTAGCGAAAAAAGCGAACGGGCAGAGAAATGGCGAACGAGCGAAAAACGGCGGGAAAAGATGGAGAAGGGAAGAGCCTGTAAGCATCTTTTCAAATACCGCAATCCGCCCACTACCACCCACTTGGTGAAAAATCGTTTCTCGTGTCAAAACGTCAAATGTCAAAACGTCAAAAAGTGCGGTGTAGGAAGGTTTCATGTGCTCGACATGTTTTTTAGACTCTGCGCGGGCGACGCCAAATGAGAAGTAACTGTCACAGTTGACCAATCATAGCGGAATCAGGTAacgaaaacaatgcttacaTATCCGTCTACGCAAATTCGTTTTCCACACGATCTTGGAGCCTGTAACAGGCTAATCAGGGGGCAGCGATTGTTTGCTTTGAAGTGTGGCGCTCTTTCGCGCAAATGCGGTATATAATTACACTTTTAAAATACACCTCAATTATTAGGCACTTCTGAGTAAATATGGAACTCACAAGCTGGCAATCAATGGAGTTCAATCCCTAATCAAGGTACCTTAAATACATGACATGGTCAAACTGCAGTAGTATTGCACCCATGACAACATCTTACAAGGTCaaccatttaaaaattctagacGATGGTACTTAGATTAACATGAGGATATCTTTTCTCCAATACAGTTCAGAGGCAAGAAGGCTCAAAATTAAAAGACGTTAATTCTGTTAGGTTAATACGAAAGATGATAACACCGTAGttaaaacaataattgtttgTCGCGTCCAACTTTCGACCGCATTTGAGGCGTGAAAAAGCaccgcggcgtttattcgatTATATACTGTAAGCTTAACAAAGAACAAAGAGCTTCAGTAATTGATTTCATTCaagaaaagttaacaaaaaaagtcatgacGCTCCTGCTTTTCTCTTTGTCACGCGGagaagaaagataaaaaaggaaGGTCTTTGTAGAGTCTGCAAGGtttgtccttgttttttttccttttgttttttggtatgCTTGTATCTGGTACATGAAAAGGAGGTTtaaacaaggtaaaaaaaagattaaatccGGATAAAAGTAAACCAAGCAGCGACCATTTTAGGACACCTTATTACTCACCAGCACTGCGACGCACGCACCTCAACTCGTCTGGTTGATATAAAATGCTATCTTGGTATTTAAAATATAAGTCATTTTACAGACTCCTTCGTTATGGACCTCTTACGTTtgtatgttttattttcccattgtCGCAGTTCGTTCATACAgtatctttcaaatttcgtctaaATATTTATGTGCATATGCGTAAACAAAGGCTGCAAGAGTAAGTAGTAGATTGGCTACCGGGCTTAAAATGGGTGGAAAACAAAAGTTTCCAAGGAAGCAAAAGCACTGCATAAAAATTCAGGGATTCCGTTTTAAAACGAGAGCCTGGTCTCCATACAATCGTACAGCAGTTCGACTCGAGTGTGTATAAAATGCGAGCCAGCAAGTCCATTGAAGAatcatcgaaaaaaaaaacacccaatCGAAAACAGTAATACGGAAAACATTAACTAATCAGTACAgtgagtgcttaaccctaatcagtataaTGAGTGTTTAACTCCTCATCtgtaaatttgcagtttttacttGTGTTTCCTGTTTTTTTACCGATCCCTCGCGTGCTGGCTTGCAGTTTGTCAAgaccccggggggtactcccatacattacctatacgggtatgtgccgcccaacggggtcgtgattttgaagctcctgatttagaacggggtatccatttcagaggcgttttctagaacggggtataatatttcgaacacacgaaagctccagttttgtaagcagccatttgaaattattcaaggacagattgcttttaaaaatacggctcaatgcgttaacaagcaaactgttgtactctttgcaccctagaacggagtataaaaaattggcccatttctagaacggggtatcaattttaggggaatttttgtttagaacggggtaccaatttggagtcccggggggcacatacccccccccccaaaaaaaaatacccaagtgcccccccccggggggtcaAGACCCGTTCGACTCGGTCGAACGCTTAGTCGTCTTATTCATTTAtccgttcgttcgttcgtttatttatttagttatttttgttattttttggacAAATGGAACGATCAAGTCAGTCAAATCGATGCGGACGATTAGAGGGAGACCTCCGAGGTTCTGTCCATGATTTTGCCAGATTGCGATCGCCGCCGGCACTAATCGCGTCCCTTATTGAATTAGGCGTATAATTACGAGGCGACCCGGACGATTATCACATGAAAACCATATGCTATAAAAACACCATATTCAACATGCAGAACATGGAATCGACTGAAATGACAAAGCATTTAAATCAAATTTACTGTACTGAGTACATGTCCTAGGAGATGGGTACTTCGGTCATGCCACTGAGGAACATTTAGCAATCTGACACGACTATTCCTTGTAATTGTAGCCTCTTAGACCGTCAGAGGAGGAAGGTATTCGAGCGTGAAGACCGATCATATGCAAATTGCCGATCGAAGAtagaggggggcgtaagggtttgcggtaatgcggtattgggttatttttggtgcggtgttgcggcaatttttatttcaaagtacggTATTACGGTTTTCAGAGCCCAAACGGTGtgcggtaagtttaaatttcatgTCCCGGTAGTCGATGAAATATCCTTGTGTCGCGgtgatctgcttctttttcatgacaagaggatacaaatcctaaaaggtCTCCCTGGCTAGCCTGCGTGACCTGCGTGTCTTCCAAGTTACACAGACGGGGATCGTATTTCGCAAATAGTCCAGACAAATCGTTTGGATTGTAATTTCAAGTTAATACTTGATATGATTAAcgacattaacttttttatccAATGATACGTAAACATGTCGCATTATTTATGACCTCatgcagggaccgcggagcaaggtaaAAAGTGgcagggctgacaattgaaaataattttttcatattgaaaatcgaaaaaaggaataaaatcatagtatttgatttgtttctgtcgcgtgactttgcatactttatccagtgtatttgttgctctttataggtcggccaacatacacggtcatttcagattcaatgcaagaaaagacgcgattacaattttagtatagaaactactacactgaagtgatctgaaaaatttctaactatggccgttcactgttcaagtaatgtaattcttcttgccgtcgaatatttcattgattcgaaaggagaaactgacaaaagataaaacttttatcaactcaaaacaactactcaccttcgtttggcttgaaaaagctacaatgagggacaaaagtgttgacacacttccgtaaaatggcccctttttgcgtagtggatatacttatccccttcccctgtctaccccaaccccttgcccccaaaatcaatgttgaattttggaccctcaagtcttttttttacttcagacaacattgattcggggtgtcgggggatttacggcgtttaaaaggaatgaaataataaatgaatgaaatgtttgttaaaagcacccgttttaaacaactgtgtcaactacttttgtccctgattgtagtaattttcttcatttcgtctgataaaactgataaaaaactctgccggagctggaagtacaaaacacgctgccgaaagaagcgaaggggtggccaaggcatggcgtttgatcaaggggcaagtcggcctcagagcacaattaccgcgaaaagcacaggagccccacaaaatgcctggcgtttgaaattaaagaaaatacagagaatatagcggaatatagacggaaaaaaaaacttgtttcaagtcttttttttattttaattatttttctttttagcgcaaaaagtgggggtgggggcgcaaaaaagtggtggggccgcggccctaccagcccctccctgTCCGCGGTCCCTGTCATGGTCGACCTTGTGGAAATAGTTGGCTTGGTTAACCTCCTTACCAACCTCATCGTCACTTTCGTGCCACTCGCGAAGCTATGGCGAGCGATCCAGAAGGTCAACTAAGTGAATAGTCAGATATTCCAGCAAATAGTGAGGTCAGTGAAGTCGTTATAAACTGCGTAGTGTCGAAAGATAATCTATGAAGAAGGTGTGGTCTCAAAATTACTACTCTAGtggtctagtgatccgaaaattataggggtcaaaacttgccttttcgaaaatgtcagcagaaaaaaggctcccgagaattctaggtgatctttttagggtaaaaatccattaaaaatgggcaattataccattttttagatgttcgaaaatcttaaGAGAGGcacgcaagcaagaaattttacaacaaatattccgaaaattctagatctcaaatcgtcttccgaacagatattctccAAAAATTGATGCTAGATGCCCCTGTAGTTTTCGTGTgtgcttagcctgcgtagcatggtgGTTTTGCGTGGTTTAGTCCGGAGCACGACTGAGGGGCGATTCGGGCGAAACAGCTCCCGTCCCAGTCTCCTGGCCCGCGCCCGCCTTTTTTATtcagcgcgcccaaccaaaaccaccatgctacgcaggctagttagGCTTGGAAAAATTCTGCGCGTAAATTGGCTTATTCTCATGCCGGCAGTGCTCGTAAAAATCGCTTATTCCTCGGGTCGTTTCGCAAATATAGTAAGGAACCTGGGCCGAACCCCTTAAAACTAATTAGATATTGTAATTCATCTTACTTTAATGTGAATGCGTTGTAGCTATTTAATCATCGAATTAATCACAAGgtattttccatttgtttctttatttagttttaaatttttcttacaactgttatgTAAATCATTAGCGCCGCTGACTTTCCCTTATTCTGCTCAAATTCTGCTCGAAAAAGCCCTTTTCTGCCGGCAGAATGCACGCCTCATTAATCGCTTATTCTGCCCGaaattctgccggcagaatttGTCCAAGCCTAAGGCTAGTGTGTGCTGTGTGCCCTTCGAATCCCAAACGCAGCCCTGGTAGACGTCTTGAAACCCTCAACACAGAACCGAGTTAATTGTGAACCTGAAACAACCTCATAAAAGTAAAAgtgatgaacaaaattaaacgagTGCGATGATCTTATGTTTATTGTACATGTACGCTTCACATCGAAGCACCTTGATTTTGAAACACTGATTATTTCTATTTGAAAGGAGGATTTGTAGGATTGGCAACGTCAACTTTTTCCCATTGGTAACtgcggtttcggtatttggctaaattgtgatgcggtattgcggtattctcGCGCTAccatgtgcggtattgcggtattcgtaccccccttacgcccccctcaaGATATATTTTATCGTAAGTTTCAGATCTGACATGTGATCCCTGGTAGTGCATTCGAAGGACCATAATTGGTTTTGGGATACATAGCCGAAAATCGTAAACAAATATGGCCAATTTCGGATTTCCGAAGAGAAAAACTCAGCAAAGCGAATTGTCCTTCGTCAGTGTttgttgatttgatttgctGTAGTAATAAAAATATGTTTAGCTTATGTACGTGTTATGTTTCACAGTAGGCAAGTTCAATGAGTGTATCAAACGGGTTTACACTACACAATGccatgctaaaaaaaaaaaggaaaaaatacctGAGGCCTCGAGGTTCGTGAAACTTTGCGTGGTCACCTATTTTCCTTTCAGATCAAAATGCATGTGACACTGAATACATAATTCATGCTACTCCCACTCACGAAATCCTACATGGGCATTGTAAATATTGTCACGCACGCTAGCGTTTTGATATTTCCGAAAGTAAAATAAGCtgataaatatttcatttcgaGATGATTCTGCCAAAAGAAGTCGGCGCGAACCGCCCGAGCTGAAGGTACTGACTGACTCGAacagatcattttgtttttttgtttgtttgtttgtttgtttgtttttttcagtcagtTGCCATCCGAACCGACTCGTTGCTATTCAATTTCCATCAtttaatcagttttttttttttttttttagtacagagttaaaaagtataaaagtgTAAAATCTCACGTATTTATCCGTCCGATCCGGATCCTCACCAGCGGTCGACGTCAGCGGACGGCGAGTGAAGATGGCTGATATTCCAACCTTAATATTACAATATATTCTATGTCATTTGGCTTCCTAGACTTGTTAACTCTTTAGTTATTTTAGGAAGCCAACACCccttttagttttaattttcatttaatgTAAACTGAATTTTTCCAagagagatcattctctcttgattttccTTATGTATAAGGGGTCAataaaagtttttgttgttgttgttgatgttgtatTATTAAAACGTCATTTTGCATAAGTCTCTTTGGTCCTACAACAAAGTGACCCCTGGAGTCACCCTTTTCGAGAAACGTGTTATTGCGTTGTCGACTGCACCGTGAAAAGGAAAACTAGACCCCATGTGACGTCCCCGCCCTGCGGTCTTGGAAACAAAAGGCGTCCGGCCTCTTGTTCTTACAAGGTGCATTGGGTTatttcaatgtatttttttgccCATGAGGCCTTGCGCTCTCTGTTTTCTGCGAGAAATTACAGGACTAGACGCGGTGCAAACGAGATAAATTTGCTTGCTAAGCAAGTTCTCCAAGCTGAAGTCGTTACTTTCACCGTTTATAGTTTACAAAATTACCAATATGATGAAAATTTAGGGCGGTACCATTAGTGGTGTTCACAACAGAGACTACATCTGAATAAATTTAAACACTTCATGGTCCGCATTCAAAAACATCATAGCTCACAATCACCACCTGCTCTCTAGACTCTAAATGCGCATGCTCTTGAATCACTCGACCGCTGACCTTATGGACATTAGATTTCTTGCCCTAGTGGCTGGGACAGAAAGCGCTGTGAACTTGAAGACATGAAAAATTTATGAATCTGACTATTTGCAGACCTTCCAACTCTCACGGTTTGGGAAGTCATTTCACGGTCTCACGATTTAGCCTCCAAAATCTCACGGTGAATGACAAAATCTACTTAAAATTACCAGACGATTTCAGTAGAAATCGCGTATTTGAAAAAACCTCCTTTTTATATATGGACGAATTGTTTCAATCTAAGGTTTTTGGGGGGCTGGGTGGtagggagcgggggggggggggggggagggtagaaACCTGAGTTCAATTCcaacctcattcccaaaatACATAGGCTCGCTAAGGTCGGTGGGAAAGCCTTACATAGCATTCTCATTTGGCTACTCGCCGTCCCATCGACCTGGATCATAAAATAGAATCTTCTCACTGCCAAAAGAGCAACAGGACAGTACAACAGAGACCACTAACAGGATAAAGAATACCATGACAGAAATAATCtgcctttttttgtttaatttgacaCATACATTTGGGAGTCTTCACTGACAGGTTTGAGGTCACAATCTTCACGTTTTTCggggtttttttgtttcttcaaaCACTCAAGATTGGCAGGGTTTAGGGGTAGGAAGGCCTGTTACGGAAAAAGAAGAACACTCTGTCTAGTCTATGTGGCCTTGGAACTTACCCTCCCTCGCACTTAAAAATACTGAGGTTGATGCATGTATCTTTTGCTTAAGCAGGGATCAAATGTATGGAATTGACCACTATTTTAGAATTATACAGTGTAGTAGCCAAGtgacttttacaaaaaaagttatatTATTAATGCCCTGGTTAAACTAAGTGTCAATTCTGAATTGATGATCGAAGTTAAAAAGCAACTTCGCACAAATCAATCCATCTAAATCTAGCCTCGCTCTGCAATTCTATGTTACGGCTATAACTCATTTTAGAGTCAATTAGTCAGAGTCGTATTTGACAATCAATTTAAACTGAAACGGTTGCCTCGCCTTCTTCTTCAGTTTGACAACTTGGAGGATGCACTGAGCGAAACAGTTGAAAACCTTACAACTGAGAAAGTCGCCACTGTGCTCATTTTTCTCTTCGCCATCAGTGTCCACTGCCACTCCGACAGAGAGACATGATTTTACACTATGAGAAAGGGTGAAAACATACGTGCGATCTACGATACCGTGAAAACGGCTGATCCGTACGTCTGTAGCCTACAGATGTAGGGATCAGCCGTTTACGCAGTCAAGCTACTCATGCAGAAAATTCTTAGTCGTCTGTGAGCTACTGACCTGGATAGATATACATGAGTGTCAATAGAgttctttttaaagaattaaaaaGGCCTATCGCGGTCAGATGTTCCTCCCTACAGGTGCTGATTAGGAAAGTCTCAACTCTTTTCAAAACCGAGCGAGCTTGTTCGTTGATTGATAATTCACTGCTAATTACTGCAGGACCACTTGAGTTCTTTCCCAGCTAGTCGAGGTATAGAACTCGCGTATTCCAAAGGAACTTCGTGCCATGTATACTTAAATTACCTCGTGTGGCCAACTTTATATTTCCCAACGAAATTGAATTGCATTTTACAGTGTAGCCTAGGAATTGggttgccattttttctttcttttctttcgtcACTTTTATCATTCTCAGACTGTCAGGAAAATGGTTTAACCATTTCATCACTTTCTTATCAGGCTGGCACGAAAGCCGGTCCAAAAAGCTtaacgaaagaaagaaacaaagccAAGCGCTACCCATGTATGGTCATGCATGTGGTCTGATCCTAGTCAGAAACCTAAACCATGGAGTTCAAATCTTTCATCACTTCCTATTCTAGCTGGCTGGCCCGATAGTCTCCAGATAACTCCAGAAgccgaaagaaagaaagaaaatcaaaaccGAGCGCTACCCTGCTGCGGTCTGATTCTAGAAAGTAAAATAAGGTTCAACCCTTTCATCACTTTATCTCTAGCCCGATAGTCTCGATCCAGAAAACtcagaaagaaggaaaaaaatcaaaaccgagCAATACCCCTGACTGTTTCTAGAAACTAAAATGGGGTCCAACCCTTTCTTTACTTTCGTCTCCAATTGGCACGAGAAGTTacagaaaacgaaaagaaacgaaaacaaaacaaaaacaaacaaacaaagagccGCGAACGCTACCATTATGGGAAGGTCTCCTTATGCTAGAAATTCAAAAGGTGTTGAATCCTCTCATAACTTTATTCTCAAACTTAGGCACGAGAAGTTTCGGAACTGGCTCAAACattatacgaaaaaaaaaatgaaaagcctACTGCACTACGCTAGTGGTGGTCTCATAATAGAACCTCGAAACTCAATAGCGGTTCAACTCTTTCATCATCTGCTTTTCCATAAGATTTGAAAGTGATTACAATAGTTCTCTGCATTGTTCAGCACTTTTGAAGCTAAGGTTCAATAAATCACAAATAATTGGCGATTATTTCATGGTCATCTTTTGGTAGTTGCGAGCAAGGTGACTATAATGACTGATGGGTGACGTTCCAGTCCACTTCAGCTGAGTTTGCACACATAAAAAATCCACACGACTGATGTTCCATTAATTGCTTTTtccttttatcttttcttttcaaacaatacAACAGTAATTTAATTATAACTAGTGTTAGACTGCTTCAAATCTATCGCAATTGTCAGACATAACAAAATGTGACAGTACGAATTAGCTCTAATTAGAATTTACAGTTTGTTTGTGATCTAGACTTTCAAGACTAACGACGTCCTGGAACTCCTGGGATCCCTGGCAAACatggaaactttttcaaaatttttgcgggaattttttgcaaaattttgcgTACGGAAGCAGGAAGTTTCTTTAACACCTTACCGacttttttaccaaaacgaCCAATCTTACGACCGATACGACCAATCTTACGACCAATCCTACGGAAAAATCTACGTCTTTTTCGCCTTCCACCCTTTCTGCGCCGCCGTCTCCAGGGTGCTGGATCTGCTTGTACCTCTGAATTCAACTCacttcagaaaaaaagaaaaaaaaaaaatatcaaaaatatatttaaaaacgcCTACAATTCAAAATTACTACAAATGAGCGTTTAAAATGGATACCTACCAATATTACAGCGACGAACGTGAACTTGtggttagttttttttattggacGACCCAAGAGCCCGAACCATATTCACGATTGAAACTGTGATGAAGTATATACTGAAGCGATATAtatgttttcgttttctttggaGGAATTAAACATGCACAGTTACTATCATTTAGAAAACTGTGCGTTAGGTAAATCGACCCAAACTTCATTTAGGACGTGAAAGCTTGTCTATGAACAAGTATTGCAGCACAAAATATTTGCTTCTGATTTTTTGTTTAACCACTTTTCAAACTTAAGAAAAGATAATATCTGATAGGTATAGAATAAACAGAAAACCGTATGCGATGAAATACCGAGAAATATCTTTTAATTAGAAGTAATAGTTTCGCACTCGCTGCTAGCCCCTTAACTGTAATTTCCGAAACTAACTTACCGAGTATCGTCTAACTCGTCTTCATCTTCGTAGTCTTGTTCGTAAATGCTATGATCGTCATCATCTTCTGTATCAGCAGCAGCCTCAAGAACAGCAGTAATGGCAGCAACATCATCATCGTCGAACAGTCCCTCGATCTCGTCTTCTTCAATTAAGTCTTCTTCGTTGGGAGAGGTCGTCTCTGGAGAGTCGTTATCGGGTTGGTCTGCAAACTCTTCTGCATCAGCTTTCTCCTCTTGGAGTGGTTCGTCTGACCTGGTAACATGTAAGGTACAGGCAAGAAAAAAGCCCAGCAAAGCAAACGCCAATAACCCTTTCATCTTGAAAGAATCAATATGCTTCTGTGCCGCTACACAGATTGAAATGTTTCAAGAGCGACTGCTGCTTAAACGAGCTTTCTTACAGCTTTTTATGCAGAATGGACCCGGAAGTATGAAAGTTTAACGTCAAATTCGGTGCTTTTGAAAATCGCATTTCTAAGATATCGGCTTTAAGTTTAAGGCCGCGTTTCTAAATCTGATGTGAGTTATTTGTCAAGTATGATATTCAATTGTGTGTTTATTGGCCCTTTCCCCACAAACATTCCTGGATAATAATGTTCTAATATTATCGGGTAATTGTCAGTTGAGATACCTATTGTAACAGTTTCGCcaagttttaaacaaaatggTTCCCCATAAAGCTTGTTATTCCAAGTGTTGAGGGGTTGCGGAGTTTAAGAtgaaagttattgttttctatcttttgtttaaatttcagCCTTTGTATTTGGCGTTTTCTTGGAATAGgcaaaaaatggtaaaatgctGGTGTGCATTCGCTCCATGGCTTCCATAAATATTGCCAACTGTCTCTATGGGGCCATTCGAGAAAATTACTGCATTAGGTTATTAATTACGACGATAGATACCGTTCGAATCACTCGAAtactaaatttttttattcatattCGTAAACTTCCTGTAAGtcaacaacgacaaaaaaagGGTTTCACATGCAGCTTTATGCCAGACTGTTACAATAATCCTATGCTATGCCTAAGTTTGAAACTTTGTTTAATCGTCACTGAACGTGAAGGTCTGTTCTCCATCTCTCCAGCATTCGCACGCACA
This window encodes:
- the LOC140935651 gene encoding uncharacterized protein translates to MKGLLAFALLGFFLACTLHVTRSDEPLQEEKADAEEFADQPDNDSPETTSPNEEDLIEEDEIEGLFDDDDVAAITAVLEAAADTEDDDDHSIYEQDYEDEDELDDTRELNSEVQADPAPWRRRRRKGGRRKRRRFFRRIGRKIGRIGRKIGRFGKKVGKVLKKLPASVRKILQKIPAKILKKFPCLPGIPGVPGRR